The genomic stretch GCATAATTTCTGCAGCTTCACACTCTTCCCATCCATCACCAATTACACAAAAACGGACATTTGAGCTGTTAAAGCGTTCTTTGATCCATTGAAAGCATTGAGGTTTCCCCACATCCCATGAACTATAAACTGAAAATTTTAGAATTTGTCAGAACATGTTCTTGGAACTTATAAAATCTCTCTAATCTATTAGAGTAGAATGCATAACAAGGTCTACATTTTTGTATAAAGACAACTGTAGTGCATATAAATATCCAACATGCACCATTAGGTTCATCCTCTTCAACTACTTTCAGACAAAATAACACGAGTCCTATTAGCTTCTTTACAAACTAAAAAAAGAATAGACTAAAGCTGTGCCACATTAACAttgtcataaaaataaaaatctaattccTTCATTAGGTGATTGCAAAATCTGATGTTAGCAGTTGATCATCTTACATAGATACTAATTCATGTCAAAAGTTAAATTAAGAGAATCCACAAATTGCTAAGATTGTCGTTGACAGATAAAAGATTTTTCCTTGTTGATTGTTTACTTTTATTGAATGATGTACCAGTAGTATGAGCATCAACCCCCCATGAAAAACAATAGGACTCACAGTTCAAGTGCACAATCAGTATATTTCTCAGAAGGCCTGCCACAAACTGGGTACTGTAACTTGGTTCGGATGGTACGAATTAAGCTACAAGTTGTCAAGTGCCACCAATAGATCTGGGTAAACTGTTCATTTTTCTTGTGTATCTTCGTTATAGTTCTATAGAAATCTAAGCATTGTTCATTTGAGAAATTTGGTGTTGCAAAATTGACTGTCTACAATAAGCATCCCAGAAGACAAATAGTGTAGGCAATAACTTGACAATCATTCAACAATATCAGACTACCATGCAACATATCATCTCAAGGTTACTGCTTGCTTTTAAAGGCTAATAAACACAATAGGCATATGCAAAATCAATGCTTAACAAGAACACATAAAATGGCATTACAAAATTAAAAGTGTAGACATCTTCATCGAATTTAAACACATACAATAACAATCACTCCAGATATTTAGATGCCAGTTAGTGACAAATTTTGAGCCACATAGTATCAGTTACTGGTATCCGAGACAGCACCACATTGCCACATCAATTGGCATAAAAATTAGGCTTGCATTAACCTATTTCAAACCCCAAAAATGCCAGCAAACTTGACTATTTAACAAAAAAGCAAACCAGGATTAATATAAGCCCAAACAACAATAAGTAAATAATAGATGGAAAAAAAATGTACCATTTTCATGTGTTATGATATTGTCGAATCGAAAGAGCAAGCATTTTACGAGGCTGGGAATCAATGATCCAGATGTCACTAAAACATTAACATGCTGAGATTTTGAAGCAGCAGAGTTGGTTATCCCATCAGCAGTGGCAACATATGTTTCTTCCTTCCCAGCAGAACACTTCTCCAAGAAGGTATGGGCTTACATTAAGACAAGGCACGGTAAAGGTTAAGAGGGAAAATAGTATCATTAAGCAACAAATGCAAAAAAACCATTATGTCAATGAATTAGAACTCCACTGTGTTTATCTTCTTTCTACTCAAAATTTTCTTCACACAAACCATTAGGATCAAGACTCAAGATGTTTTAATCAGGTCCTTTGAAATATAAACATAAGAGAAACAGGGGATGTAAGAAGAAACATCCCTTTTCTATATTTCCGTGTTTGCATTGCAGTCAGCATACAGTTTATTGTTTCGTGTGTGCATTGTCAGATTAAAACACTGGCCAATTTTGAGTGAGTATAACTGAAAACAAATTATGTATAAATATAAtttgatgtatttttttttaaatcctgtGGGGGCAAACTGAAATAAAATATGGGCATAATTAGggaaaataaaacattttatttcatgtaattttgtaaatgaaacaaaaaagaaatcCATGTCTCCCCAAGTGGCTCCGCCATCGCTCATAATAGCATGTAATACCTGACGACAGCCATCCATCTGTATATTTGTCAGTCATATTATACAATTCATCCCACTGCTTCATCAACTCTTGATCAAGAACACCATTCAAACCCTGAAATGATAGGAAAACTTTATAGCTTTTATGCAAGATACGTATAAAATTGAAGAATTTCAACTAGGTTACAAAAAATCATatagttgtttttttttaatgtacAAGTACAATGATTCACTCTCTCTATAAATAAACAAATGCAAATCcaataaataagaaaaacacatcaaataaaaATAGAGGATATGTAATTAAAatggcagtgaggtgtgaaaCTGAGAAATTTTTTTATAGATGTGCAAAATACAATCCTTGAATTTCCTACTGCTATGCCTTATTTGGATCCATTCTAGCATAATGTAGGCTTTTGCTACACGAAGCAATGGACTATTAAGGTAAGGTTATTAAACTCTTACCTTTTTATAGTTTTCGGCAATGACTCGATGCCGATAAGCTAGTTTTCTTTTGTTTGCATCATCATCTAGAGAACCAAAGGCGTCCTGGTTGAAATCGTAGCCAACAAGATCCCGCCCATCGTCATATTCCCTCAACAAACTAAGAAAGGGCTTATTGTAGTTCTCAATCTGCATCACCAATATAGAAAAAGAATGAATGATTtgcaaataagaaaaaaatatgataaCTGACTGATATGGTCATAGAACTTCAAGCTTACCTGTTCATAAAAGAAATAGTTATCACACAAGTCAAGGATATGTTTCTCCCACATCTTTCCTATCTCCACACCCTCTTGTACATTCTTTACACCATTGAAAGCCTCAGCATAGGTTCCATTCAACAAAGACTTAAGAAGTATAAGTGTCTCGTCCATATCCCATACATATACAGTTAGCTTCCCATCCAAGGAGTTTCCAGTAACCCCTTTTGCCTTCTTGTCAGTAATACTTGCAGCTGTACTCTCAGCCATAtcttatgatatatatatatatatatataaatttaaagctGTTCTCCAACCTGGTGCATAAAAGAACCACTTTCCAGATTTCATCAATCAAATTtcctaatatatattttttatagttCAGAAGCCGCATCACAATTTGTATCATCAGTTCATCAATGCAATCATAAAATACAGATTCACTATAAATTATACAAATTTCCAAAAGAATAAAAAAGGAATGCTCATTTTGGCTCAAACAATTGCAAGTCAAGACTAAAAGTATACAGAAAAGATaatattatacacatatataatacatacactataatatatatataatatctacTTATACATGTTCATATGACAAGAGAACTGGGCGGAAGAACAAAAGAAACGTACCGGTAGGTTAGCAGAGCCAGCAGCGAAGTAACCCTTGAAAGAGTCTCTCTGTGTCTGTGCCATCGATGTACTGAAATAACCAAAAGGTTACTGAGTAAAGGAAATACCACATTGGGCCGGGTCGACTTGACTACCACCACAAAGCCcatttaaatttgaaaaaatacttcattttaataactttcaaataagtttttttaaattattttatttagttgatcacttatttgtaaactAGTGCAAGGGCACGTGCAATATGTCtagttttgaaatattttaaaatgAAGTTAATTTAGTTGagacatttatttaattgattatttacTATGGCACCTATAATCAAGATGTCtagttttgaaatattttaaaatgAAGTTAATTTAGTTGagacatttatttaattgattatttacTGTGGCACCTATAGTCAAGAACTGCATGGTGAACAGGGTTGGGAAATGTTACAATTGCTATCTAACCTTAACTATAAGAttcaaaatgtttatttttttcaAGTTACTTTTTCAAAAAATTGATAAACTTTTATCggttttctttcaatttaattatCTAATTGTAACTTTAATAAATGTTTTACTTAAGAGGCAACCTAAGTCACAGAGGTttgttttgtcaaaaaaaaagtcACAGAGGTTTGTTcagaaaaaatcagattatgttcaAGTACCAATTCAAAGAGATGCCTTGAAGGGCTACGGAAAAAAATGATAGAATTGAAAAGACAAGCACTAACGTTCACTCCTTAtggtagaaatatgagtgaaatatCTTGAGCTCGAAACTACATTTCGCGACAAAGTTGGAAAAGTAAAAAATATTAATACCCAGTCCAGTAGAAAGAGGAAGATATTGATCGATTAGAAAACTTTATGATTATATGACACCTTGTGTGTCAAAATCACTAAGGTGTTCTTATTTGAATTACAGAGGTGTTAAGTTGGTATCAATGGAGTTGGATACAAACATGAAGAACCCAAATAACAAAATGAAAAAGTAAGACAAACCCAAAAAACAAGTCATACAAATGAAACTATTTGAATGTCAGTCACTTATATGAGATTTTATATGAAAACAtctatttcttttgtttttgtaaGAGGAAAACCAATATTTACTAAAAGAGGTACCTTTTTCATAAAAACTTACTTCATTGTCCCTGAAGCTTTTCCCATTGTATGTTATATCTTAAAATTAATGCCTAAACTAAGAATTCTAATTAAACCATATAAATATTGCATACCAGGGCTTAGTTGATTAAACTCACTCAACATTgatgattattttttaatataagaaTAAATGCAATCAAAGAGAGGACCAACTATAACCATTAAACAAAAATCAATATGAGAAATAGGGTGCAGGCAACCTTTAAAATTGCAAAATGAGAAATGTTTTTGGAGTTtccatgtaatgccccgaatttcctaataagggttatgaccttgattaggaggccgggagggccataattgatttatcatggcaTTGAATGttcatatgcatgttaatgtgaattatattattatatgatgataaatacatgcatataggtgtatttataatgataagggcatgttggtaatttggcctgttgatggcatatttgtaaattgggtgcatgttGTAATTCGTGAAtgggattttattattatggagatatattcgagctattcggcatgagatgatcatagattatgagttagcggttttgtcataacgaggtcaagTTTGGgataatagaaatgtttatttgatgataaattgagagtatttgagatcaggatgaaattctggaagttttgactataatgtccccgggggtgttttcgggaccccgagcctaGGTTTTATtcgaggttacttaagcttgaagtagcttgtcagataagaacgtacgttagaaaatctctttcccttcccgatagcctattttactgttcgaagctttcttaaaggaatttcgagttctaggagtcgaaatcaagcgagggtcgaggcataacgatcctaggaaagattagaagcttcttaaccgaaggatttgacgaaaaacaacccaatcaaaggtaatctaagtttgaagttctgagtttctaaagtttttaagcttagaattggactttgtaaattgttgagtttttggttggtttgaaccttgggttttgagggttttgggaagcttgggaactttgatttgatgattggggaatgtttaggtatgattttggaggctttggagtgttaaaaacacgtttgggaatggcccagagttgggggccgcggccctgttcttggggtgccacggccctgctttgaagaagcaggtgggagtgTTGTACctgctgggcgccacggcccttggctcagaaaattctgggggccgcggcccaagatgctagggccgcagcccttgccctattTTCA from Humulus lupulus chromosome 5, drHumLupu1.1, whole genome shotgun sequence encodes the following:
- the LOC133777916 gene encoding eyes absent homolog isoform X1 produces the protein MAESTAASITDKKAKGVTGNSLDGKLTVYVWDMDETLILLKSLLNGTYAEAFNGVKNVQEGVEIGKMWEKHILDLCDNYFFYEQIENYNKPFLSLLREYDDGRDLVGYDFNQDAFGSLDDDANKRKLAYRHRVIAENYKKGLNGVLDQELMKQWDELYNMTDKYTDGWLSSAHTFLEKCSAGKEETYVATADGITNSAASKSQHVNVLVTSGSLIPSLVKCLLFRFDNIITHENVYSSWDVGKPQCFQWIKERFNSSNVRFCVIGDGWEECEAAEIMQWPFIKIDPRPGCTERFPGLTLKTIGFYLSVVYGNSDPEDD
- the LOC133777916 gene encoding eyes absent homolog isoform X2, with translation MAESTAASITDKKAKGVTGNSLDGKLTVYVWDMDETLILLKSLLNGTYAEAFNGVKNVQEGVEIGKMWEKHILDLCDNYFFYEQIENYNKPFLSLLREYDDGRDLVGYDFNQDAFGSLDDDANKRKLAYRHRVIAENYKKGLNGVLDQELMKQWDELYNMTDKYTDGWLSSAHTFLEKCTADGITNSAASKSQHVNVLVTSGSLIPSLVKCLLFRFDNIITHENVYSSWDVGKPQCFQWIKERFNSSNVRFCVIGDGWEECEAAEIMQWPFIKIDPRPGCTERFPGLTLKTIGFYLSVVYGNSDPEDD